One part of the Andreesenia angusta genome encodes these proteins:
- a CDS encoding Sau3AI family type II restriction endonuclease gives MYNKNSPESIENFAKELIGSTFNDILPEDSKDYNGKGKLGQLVEKYHFRYNPNSNPNPDFPEAGVELKVTPYKKLKNGKLSAKERLVLNIIDFNKIVHEDFFNSSFYHKNKLLLLIWYFHDILASNPLDYSIDYVKLFKYPEEDLKIITQDWEKIVRKIRNGKAHELSEGDTMYLGACTKGSTAAKSMRKQPNSDILAPQRAFSLKGSYMTSILRNYILNDIGTYESIVKDPSALEEYSFEEYVKSEIRKHRGRSLDELMTEFNINPKSKDRTSRVALKILGVESKNASEFEKANIKVKAIRIEYNGKIKEHMSFPTFKFKDLVNESWEESEFRTMLSETRFFFVIYKKDKNGNLILDKEMFWNMPIGILDTEVKKVWKEAKQIIKDGVVLTQKGKRTFNNLPSPSENPVSHVRPHAQNSEDTYPLPDGRKMPKQCFWLNNSFILEQISLQEED, from the coding sequence ATCTACAATAAAAATTCACCAGAATCCATAGAAAATTTCGCCAAGGAGCTTATTGGGAGTACGTTCAATGACATTCTTCCAGAAGACTCCAAAGATTACAATGGGAAAGGAAAGTTAGGTCAATTAGTAGAAAAATATCATTTTCGATATAATCCTAATAGTAATCCAAACCCTGATTTTCCTGAAGCCGGAGTGGAGCTAAAAGTAACACCTTACAAAAAACTTAAAAATGGAAAGCTTTCAGCTAAGGAGCGATTAGTGCTAAATATAATCGACTTCAATAAAATTGTACATGAAGATTTTTTTAACAGCTCCTTTTATCACAAGAATAAGTTACTGCTGCTGATATGGTACTTTCACGATATTTTGGCTAGTAATCCTTTGGACTACAGTATCGATTACGTCAAGCTTTTTAAGTACCCTGAAGAAGACTTAAAGATAATAACTCAGGATTGGGAAAAGATCGTCCGTAAGATTAGGAACGGAAAAGCCCATGAGCTTTCTGAGGGCGACACAATGTACCTTGGAGCATGTACAAAGGGAAGCACTGCTGCTAAGAGCATGAGAAAGCAGCCAAATTCAGATATATTGGCACCCCAAAGGGCCTTCTCGCTTAAAGGCTCCTATATGACCAGTATTCTAAGAAACTACATACTCAACGACATAGGCACTTACGAGTCGATAGTGAAGGACCCTTCAGCACTCGAAGAGTACTCGTTCGAAGAATATGTTAAGAGTGAAATAAGAAAACATAGGGGAAGAAGTCTGGACGAGTTAATGACAGAGTTCAACATTAACCCTAAGTCTAAAGATAGAACTTCCAGAGTAGCTCTTAAAATCTTGGGAGTAGAATCTAAGAATGCATCTGAGTTCGAGAAAGCCAATATAAAAGTAAAGGCTATAAGAATTGAGTATAATGGAAAGATAAAAGAACACATGTCCTTCCCGACATTTAAGTTTAAAGACCTAGTAAACGAATCTTGGGAGGAATCTGAATTCAGGACTATGCTCTCTGAAACCCGATTCTTCTTTGTGATATACAAAAAAGACAAGAATGGTAACCTTATACTAGATAAAGAGATGTTCTGGAATATGCCTATAGGCATACTAGATACAGAGGTTAAGAAGGTCTGGAAAGAAGCGAAGCAAATTATAAAAGATGGAGTCGTTCTTACTCAAAAAGGCAAAAGGACATTCAACAACTTACCTTCTCCTAGTGAAAATCCTGTTTCACATGTTAGACCTCATGCTCAAAACAGTGAGGACACTTATCCTCTTCCAGACGGAAGGAAGATGCCGAAACAATGCTTCTGGCTCAACAACTCTTTCATATTAGAACAGATAAGCTTGCAAGAGGAGGACTAG